One Solirubrobacter pauli DNA segment encodes these proteins:
- a CDS encoding GlsB/YeaQ/YmgE family stress response membrane protein translates to MIGELIAAIVIGIIAGYIGRALLPGKDSMGFVGTVIVGIVGALVGWALFTYALGIGDDDKFDLGGIIGAVVGTMLVLLVLRMVRGSSNHPSRTAHH, encoded by the coding sequence ATGATCGGAGAACTGATCGCGGCCATCGTGATCGGCATCATCGCGGGGTACATCGGCCGGGCACTGCTGCCGGGCAAGGATTCAATGGGCTTCGTCGGCACCGTGATCGTCGGCATCGTGGGTGCACTGGTGGGCTGGGCGCTGTTCACGTACGCTCTCGGCATCGGCGACGACGACAAGTTCGACCTGGGCGGGATCATCGGTGCTGTGGTTGGCACCATGCTCGTGCTGCTCGTCCTGCGGATGGTCCGCGGCTCGAGCAACCACCCCAGCCGGACCGCGCACCACTAA
- a CDS encoding FAD-binding protein has product MSTNWAGNVTYRAARLHEPRTLDELRAVVAAAPSIRALGSRHTFNAIADADEQVSVRGLPADVVLDEDAVTFNAGLTYGELAQQLDGRALHNLGSLPHITVAGAIATATHGSGTGNLATAVRALELVTSTGELVTARRGDPDFDGMVVHLGRLGVLTRLTLDTEPFYEVGQRVFEGLSWDALLEHFDAILSATYSVSVFTRWDAVDMVWLKARGTPPETLYDARPATVDRHPIIELDPVNCTAQLGRPGPWWDRLPHFRMGFTPSHGAEIQAEYVLPREHAVHAIQALRALTVPHLLVSEIRTISADALWMSTAYERDSVAFHFTFERVPIEGVLRDVEAALAPFEPRPHPGKAHLQPGTYPRADDFARLAERLDPRGAFRVTEPR; this is encoded by the coding sequence GTGAGCACCAACTGGGCCGGCAACGTGACCTACCGGGCGGCGCGGCTGCACGAGCCGCGCACGCTCGACGAGCTGCGCGCCGTGGTGGCCGCCGCGCCGTCCATCCGCGCGCTCGGCTCACGGCACACGTTCAACGCGATCGCGGACGCCGACGAGCAGGTGTCCGTCCGCGGGCTGCCGGCGGACGTCGTCCTCGACGAGGACGCGGTCACCTTCAACGCCGGGCTGACGTACGGCGAGCTCGCCCAGCAGCTGGACGGCCGGGCGCTGCACAACCTCGGCTCGTTGCCGCACATCACCGTCGCCGGCGCGATCGCCACGGCGACGCACGGCTCCGGCACCGGCAACCTCGCCACGGCGGTGCGCGCGCTGGAGCTGGTGACGAGCACGGGGGAGCTGGTGACGGCGCGCCGCGGCGACCCGGACTTCGACGGCATGGTCGTGCACCTCGGCCGGCTCGGCGTGCTCACGCGGCTGACGCTCGACACGGAGCCGTTCTACGAGGTCGGCCAGCGCGTCTTCGAAGGGCTGAGCTGGGATGCGCTCCTCGAGCACTTCGACGCGATCCTGTCCGCCACCTACAGCGTCAGCGTGTTCACGCGCTGGGACGCGGTCGACATGGTCTGGTTGAAGGCGCGCGGCACGCCGCCCGAGACGCTCTACGACGCGCGGCCCGCGACGGTCGACCGCCACCCGATCATCGAGCTGGACCCGGTCAACTGCACCGCGCAGCTCGGCCGGCCCGGGCCGTGGTGGGACCGGCTGCCGCACTTCCGGATGGGGTTCACGCCCAGCCACGGCGCCGAGATCCAGGCCGAGTACGTCCTGCCCCGCGAGCACGCCGTGCACGCGATCCAGGCACTGCGCGCGCTGACCGTGCCCCATCTGCTCGTCAGCGAGATCCGCACCATCTCCGCCGACGCGCTGTGGATGAGCACGGCCTACGAGCGCGACTCGGTCGCCTTCCACTTCACGTTCGAGCGCGTGCCGATCGAGGGCGTGCTGCGCGACGTCGAGGCGGCGCTCGCGCCGTTCGAACCGCGCCCGCACCCGGGCAAGGCCCACCTGCAGCCCGGCACCTACCCACGCGCGGACGACTTCGCGCGGCTCGCCGAGCGGCTGGACCCGCGCGGTGCCTTTCGTGTCACAGAACCGAGGTGA
- a CDS encoding RNA polymerase sigma factor, translating into MARTDEQLMAATRRGDADAFGELFARHRALVLAYLVRRATREDSADLLAETFAAALIAVHDGRWPRGTTAAPWLLTIARHKLVDAHRRGRVEDGARRRLALERVEPDYEEVEAVGLDVEAALATLPPADRAALRARVVDERPYEDIASELQSTEPAVRQRVSRALRRLRTDLERQR; encoded by the coding sequence ATGGCCCGTACCGACGAGCAGCTCATGGCCGCCACCCGGCGCGGCGACGCCGACGCCTTCGGTGAGCTGTTCGCGCGCCACCGCGCGCTCGTGCTCGCGTACCTGGTGCGACGGGCGACGCGCGAGGACTCGGCGGACCTGCTGGCCGAGACGTTCGCGGCGGCGCTGATCGCCGTGCACGACGGCCGCTGGCCGCGCGGGACGACCGCCGCGCCGTGGCTCCTGACGATCGCGCGGCACAAGCTCGTCGACGCGCACCGCCGCGGCCGGGTGGAGGACGGTGCTCGCCGGCGGCTCGCGCTCGAGCGGGTCGAGCCCGACTATGAGGAGGTCGAGGCCGTCGGCCTGGACGTCGAAGCCGCGCTGGCCACCCTGCCGCCCGCCGACCGCGCGGCCCTGCGCGCCCGCGTGGTCGACGAGCGGCCGTACGAGGACATCGCGAGCGAGCTGCAGTCCACCGAGCCGGCCGTGCGCCAGCGCGTCTCGCGCGCCCTGCGCCGGCTCCGCACCGACCTGGAGAGGCAACGATGA
- a CDS encoding AI-2E family transporter: MRQDGEQLPQWYRTAAAASWRFLVIVAAATVLVYALVHLRVVVLPIILALLISTLLLPVVRFLKARGAPDALAAAAALVGAFLLLIAIGTAIAPSIGDQFTELRPRAEDGLRQATDYLADPPFNLSEREIRDTVDEGIARLRENSGPLARGLSSGAVVLGEVLTGLIVTVLLTFFFLKDGPRMWGWTLSFTGRRSREHANELGTRVYAALAGYVRGIALVGLVDAILIGLALLIIGVPLVVPIMVITFFAAFVPLIGAFLAGLVAVLIALVSGGLLDAALVLGAIIIVQQVEGHLLYPILMGRTVHLHPAVIVIALAAGGILGGIVGVFLAVPLAGVVSVVLDYVKDEPPPESPVVDEPEPQPA; encoded by the coding sequence GTGCGGCAGGACGGCGAGCAGCTGCCGCAGTGGTACCGCACTGCGGCAGCGGCGAGCTGGCGCTTCCTCGTCATCGTCGCCGCGGCGACGGTGCTCGTGTACGCGCTCGTGCATCTGCGCGTCGTCGTCCTGCCGATCATCCTCGCACTGCTGATCAGCACGCTGCTGCTGCCGGTGGTGCGCTTCTTGAAAGCCCGCGGCGCGCCTGACGCGCTCGCGGCCGCCGCCGCCCTGGTCGGCGCCTTCCTCCTGCTGATCGCCATCGGCACGGCGATCGCACCGTCGATCGGCGACCAGTTCACCGAGTTGCGTCCGCGTGCCGAGGACGGCCTGCGCCAGGCGACCGACTACCTCGCCGACCCGCCGTTCAACCTCAGCGAGCGCGAGATCCGCGACACCGTCGACGAGGGCATCGCGCGCCTGCGCGAGAACAGCGGCCCGCTGGCGCGCGGGCTGTCGAGCGGAGCCGTGGTCCTCGGTGAGGTCCTCACCGGCTTGATCGTGACCGTGCTGCTCACGTTCTTCTTCCTCAAGGACGGCCCCCGCATGTGGGGCTGGACCCTGAGCTTCACCGGCAGGCGCAGCCGCGAGCACGCCAACGAGCTCGGCACCCGCGTGTACGCCGCGCTCGCCGGCTACGTGCGCGGGATCGCGCTCGTCGGCCTCGTCGACGCGATCCTGATCGGCCTCGCGCTGCTGATCATCGGCGTCCCGCTCGTGGTCCCGATCATGGTGATCACGTTCTTCGCGGCGTTCGTGCCGCTGATCGGCGCGTTCCTGGCCGGCCTGGTGGCCGTCCTGATCGCGCTCGTCTCCGGCGGCCTGCTCGACGCCGCGCTCGTCCTCGGGGCGATCATCATCGTCCAGCAGGTCGAGGGCCACCTGCTGTACCCGATCCTGATGGGCCGCACGGTGCACCTGCACCCCGCCGTGATCGTCATCGCGCTCGCCGCCGGCGGCATCCTCGGCGGGATCGTCGGCGTGTTCCTCGCCGTCCCGCTGGCGGGCGTCGTGTCCGTCGTGCTCGACTACGTCAAGGACGAGCCGCCACCGGAGTCGCCGGTGGTCGACGAGCCCGAGCCACAGCCCGCCTGA